In Streptomyces sp. 71268, the DNA window TCACGCTGCTGTTGGTGTTCAGCTCGGTCGCGATGGCGTTGGTGCCGGTGCTGCTCGCGCTGACCTCCATCGCCGCGTCCATCGGCCTGTCGATGCTGGCCTCGCACGCCTTCCCGGACGCCGGCATCGGCACCAACGTCATCCTGCTCATCGGCCTGGCCGTCGGCGTGGACTACACGCTCTTCTACCTCAAGCGCGAGCGCGAGGAACGGGCCCGCGCCGGTGGCCGCCTCTCCTCGCCGGCCGTGGTGGAGTTGGCCGCCGCGACCTCCGGGCGGGCCGTCGTCTTCTCGGGCCTGGCCGTCGCCGTCTCGTCCGCGACGCTCTTCCTGGTGGACGACGTCATCTTCTCCTCGATCGCGGTCGGCGCCATCGTCGTCACCCTGGTCGCCGTCCTCAGCTCGCTGACCGTGCTGCCGGCCCTGCTCGCGGTGCTCGGGGCGCGCGCCGAGCGGCGGGCCGAGCGCAGGGCGGCCCGCGCGGCGGCGGGCGGCAAGCCCCTGCGTCAGCGCGCCCCGCGCCGGGGCGGGCCCGGCCGGGTCACCGCGGCGGTGCTACGCGGCGTCAGCAGGCGGCCCGCCGTGGCGCTGGCCGCCTCCGTTCTCGGCATGCTCGCCGTCGCCGCCCCGGCGCTCGGCCTGAACCTGACCGACATGGGCCGCGAGACGCACTCCCGGGCGATTGGCGCCATGCGGGTCTACGACCGGCAGAACGCCGCCTTCCCCGAACTCAAGGCCATGCACCAGATCGTGGTCCGCGCCGACGCGGAGCGCTCGGCCGAGGTCACCGAGGCCCTGCGCGAGCTGGCCCGCGACGTGAAGGACGACCCGCGCCTGTCCGGCGACGCCGCGCTGAGCACCTCGCGGGACAAGCGGATCAGCATGCTCCAGCTCCAGGTGCCGCACCACGTCAGCACCGACGCCGCGCAGGAGTCGCTCAGGTCGATCCGCGCCGAGCACGTGCCCGCCACCATAGGGAAGGTCGCCGGCGTCGAGACGGCGGTCACCGGCGACGTGGCCCGTTACGCGGACTATCCCGAGCACCAGAAGGACAAGCTGCCGCTGATCGTGGGGGCGCTGCTGGTCGTGACGTTCGCGATGACGGTGTGGGCGTTCCGCTCCGTGGTGCTCGGCCTGGTGGGCGTGGTGCTGAACCTGCTGTCGGCCGGCGCCTCGCTGGGCGTGCTCGTGCTGACCTTCCAACCCTCGTGGGCCGA includes these proteins:
- a CDS encoding MMPL family transporter, yielding MKNLPVRMARWSAGHPWRAMVGWFVFVVLCLGTGIAVGGNPATAADYRIGEAGRAEAIAEDGGLQQRPVERVLITAAPGTGRLDRASADAAAREVAERMRELPEVRAVAAPVRSADGSAVRVDVTMFGDEREGKEHVDPLLAQTAAVQKAHPELRVEETGSPSIGKGTDQQRGDDLARTEIIALPVTLITLLLVFSSVAMALVPVLLALTSIAASIGLSMLASHAFPDAGIGTNVILLIGLAVGVDYTLFYLKREREERARAGGRLSSPAVVELAAATSGRAVVFSGLAVAVSSATLFLVDDVIFSSIAVGAIVVTLVAVLSSLTVLPALLAVLGARAERRAERRAARAAAGGKPLRQRAPRRGGPGRVTAAVLRGVSRRPAVALAASVLGMLAVAAPALGLNLTDMGRETHSRAIGAMRVYDRQNAAFPELKAMHQIVVRADAERSAEVTEALRELARDVKDDPRLSGDAALSTSRDKRISMLQLQVPHHVSTDAAQESLRSIRAEHVPATIGKVAGVETAVTGDVARYADYPEHQKDKLPLIVGALLVVTFAMTVWAFRSVVLGLVGVVLNLLSAGASLGVLVLTFQPSWAEGLLDFDSTGSIGSRVPLFLFVILFGLSMDYQVFVVSRIREAALAGVPTRRAVIEGIGRSAGVVTSAAVVMVTVFASFVGLHLIEMKQIGYVLAVAVLLDAFVIRMLVLPALMLLLGQANWWPSRGMRRAQRQVTPAVGARPEPEPTAPGTVG